Genomic window (Pirellulaceae bacterium):
GCATGCGCTTCCGTTTTTGCAGGCCGCAGCAACCAAATCTCAGCCGACTGAATCACTGCAAACAATTGTTTCGATCGTATCCGAGCACGTGGCGCGGGGTCAGCCAAATGCCGAAACAACCCTGGCCATTGTCTCATCCCTTGACCAAACTGATCCAAATCTCTGTCGTACTGTGCTGGCAGGACTCAAACGCGGTTGGTCCCCAACGCATCAGCTCAAACTGGATGCCAAGACCGACCAGGTGCTGCTACGGTTACTGGGGAAACTTCCCTCTTCTTCTCGAGCTGATTTCATTTGGTTAGGTGATATTTGGGCGAGTGCGGCGTTGCGACAACACTTGCAAGAAATTGTCGATCAATTGACGCGTGAGATTGTCGACACCGACCTGGACGCGACCCCGCGCATCAAGGCGGCCAACCAACTTGTCAGCTTTCGTCCGGACGATGAACAGGTTGTGACCACTGTCCTTGATCAAGTTACCCCTCAATCGGCCCCCGAATTTTCGGTCGCCATGATCGATGTGTTAAGCATTTGCACTGCCTCCAACCTGGGGCCGGAAGTGGTTCGTCGGGCTCGCACGATGACGCCTTCGTTGCAAAAGGCCGCCTGGAAGATTTTGCTGGCGCGCCCCCAATCAACGAAAGCCTTATTGGCTGCCGTTGCTGCTGGCGAAACGCGTTTATCGGGCTTGACTCTGGATCAAAAAACGGCCCTAAGAGAACATCCTGACCGTTCCTTACGCGATCAGGCACGTCAAGTTCTTGCCCAAGATGGTGGCCTGCCTAATCCCGATCGACAAAAGGTGATTGAGCAACTGCTGCCGATTACCCATCGGTCAGGAAGCGTGGGAAATGGTGTCGCTGTTTTTAAGAAGCAATGCGCTAAATGTCATCAACATGGTGCAATGGGTGAAAATATCGGACCCAATCTGACGGGAATGGCCGTTCATCCCAAAGAAGAATTACTCGTGCACATTCTTGATCCGAGTCGTAGTGTGGAAGGCAATTACCGCCTCTACACGGTTGTCTTGTCGGATGGTCGAATCCTGAACGGAACGCTTGCAAGTGAAACCAAGACCTCGATTGAAATGATTGATGCCGAGGCAAAACGACATCCGATTTCCCGCAATGATATCGACGAGTTGGTTGCCACACCAAAATCGCTCATGCCGGAAGGTTTTGAAAAACAGGTGACCGAAAGCGAGTTGACCGATCTGCTCGAATTCTTGACGCACCGAGGCCGTTTTCTACCGATTGACCTGCAGAAATATGCAACCATTGTCAGCACGAAAGGCATGTTCAACAGTGAACAGGCCGATGTCGAACGACTTATCTTTGCTGATTGGTCTCCGAAAAGTTTTCAAGGAATCCCTTTCCAATTGGTTGACCCACAGGGCGATCAGGTCGCAAACGTCATCATGTTGAAGGGGCGGAGTGGTCAAATCCCACCGAAGATGCCAAATGCCGTCAAGCTGCCCTGTAATTCGACAGCTAAGTCGATTCATCTGTTGAGCGGCATTAGTGGTTGGGGGGCCCAAGCTGCGAAGGAAGATGGTGCGGTTTCGGTCGTTTTACGTTTGCATTATGCGGATGGAACGTCCGAGGACCATGGATTGCGGGACGGATATCATTTTGCTGACTACATCGGTCGTTTTGATGTGCCTGGCTCTGAATTTGCCTTTCCGTTACGTGGACAGCAAGTACGGTATTTGGCAGTCCATCCGCTACGTTCCGAACTCATCGAGTCGATCGAGTTGATCAAGGGGCCAGACGGCAGTGCACCCGTTGTGATGGCGATCACAGTCGAAGCGTCTACAGATGAAGCGTCTACAGATGAAGCGTCTACAGATGAAGCGTCTACAGGCAGCCTTGAGACGGGAAGTTGACAAGGCTTTTCTGGTCGATTGCCAGTCGGGGCACCCATTGAGCAGGGGGGGATGAGGTGTTGGGCGTTTGAGCAAAAAAAAAGCCCGCAGACCGAAGCCTGCGGGCCAACCCCCCTGGTTGTTCTTTCCGTGCGTTGGCTAGAGCCCTGCTCCGCTTCCCGTATCGACGTTGCCAACCATGTGGAGATGGTTGTGATCGATGTAGAGCACTTCGCGAGAGTCCTCGTCGGTTAGTGTGTGCGGAACTGGCCAGCCGATACGTTTAACTTCGGTGAAGTAAACGGTGCACTTGTAGTGAGCGTGATGCAGCTGTGCGGGGCCGATCATCGGGTAGAATCGAGGTGGATCGACGTAATCTGCGATTAGCTCTTTTCTAATCACAACGTTGTTTCGTTGGACTTCGTGGAGGAATGGAATTCCGCCTTCGACCGGATGACTTCGTTCTAACGCTCGAACGACTTCGTCATCACTGGGCGGATCCAAAGCTTGTACCGGTCCTCCCGAGCTGAGGGGGCCGAGAATTGGAACACGGTCGTATCGTTCATGTTCCCAGAACTCGTCTTCTTTTTCATCTTGGAAATACGGGCTAACGGGAATCGGCACACCCAAAACACCAAACGTAGGACCGGTGTGCGTGCACCCACTGCTCGCCAGGGTTGCCAGTAGCAACGCACCGCAGGCAACGGATTTGAGTGATTTGGTCGACATGATCAATCCTCGAGTCTGGTTTTCATTGGCTTCCGTCTCTCGTCAACGATTGGGAAACGTCGGGCCAATGATTCACTTCCCTGTGCTTGTCTGTGTAGATGTTATCGCGTTAATCTGGACGGGACTTGCGGGTTTTTTCGGTTGTGCGGGAATTTCCGCCGAATCCATCTCTCAAGTCTGCCGTCGATTACGTAAGAAAGGCCCTTGGAGAGATCTCTCTCCAAGGGCCTTTGTCGATTTATTCGCTGCGAAGCGGTGGTTATTTCGACTTGAAGTCGAGGAACCACCAACCGTCATCCCATTCCAACATCACCTTTCGCCATCCGAGCGGTACTTGCGGATAGGGGTAGAACGGACCGATGTAGGGCCAGGCAGTTGCCGAATACTGATGCGGATAGGTGACCGCAGCGTAGTTCGGGTAAGCTGCGTAGCTCGGCCAAGCGTATCCGGGCATTTGAGGATTGTCGTACGAGGCTGTGCCAACACTTCCCGGGGTGTTTCCCATTGGGACCGGCGCTGGGCCGCCCATCGAACTGTACTGAGCTTGTCGCGATTGGTTGTATTCGGGTGCGACATAGGACACAGGACGGGCATTGTTACCGTAGCTGCGGGCGAATGCCAGCGGAGCTTGCGACACATGTTGCGGCTGTGGGGCGGTGATGCCAGATCCGACCGGAGCGTATGCCGTTGGACGCTGCTGTGGAATAAAACCAGCTGCTGTGCCACTTTGCTGTGGTCGCGATGGTGCAATGACTAACGGCTGTGCGACCGGCTGTCGGAACTGCTGCTGAGGTGGCTGAATGGCTGGAATGGCCGCCGTGTGTGGCGCTGGAATGGCCGCCGTGGCCGCCGTGGCCGCCGTGGGTGGTGCTGGAATGGCCGCCGTGGGTGGTGCTGGAATCTCGGCAGGTTGCTCCATGGCGGCCTGTTGAACCGCTGTAATTTCCACGTTGGCCGTCGGATCAAAATCCACGGTCGCCACTTCGTCTACCTGAGGCGTTTCCGTCACCTCAGAAGGCTCGGGAGCTTCCATGCGTTTGGCTGGTTCTGGAGCTGCCGAAACGTTGCTCGGATCAGCTGCATCTGCCGGTTGAGCCTGAACATAGAGGTCGTTGATGACCAATTTGACGCCCGGGATCCTCCGCGCGATGTCCAAGGCCAGAACTGCGTGGTCTGACGCGGCGACGTTGCCCATCATGGTCACGGTGCCTTTGTCGACTTGGACACCAATGTTAAAGTCCTGCAGCTGGGCCGACTGTTGGTGCTGCTGTAGGCGATCGACGATCTGTTTCGCGATCTGTTCGTCATCCGCTGTGGCGAAGGCGCCGGACAGCGTGGTCAGCGCTAGGGCTAAGAATGCCACTAATGCTCTCTTCATCGTGAAATCCCCTCCTGAGTTATTCGCCAAGTCGATGGCTCGCTGTTGGCTTGATTGCGAGTCTGGCCTGATTGCGAGTCCCGGGCGAACGGGGGGAGCAGAATGATCGATGTGACGAACCGACCGCGGCCCCCCCGACGCGCAGCCTCGTTCCATCCCAATTTCAACTGCTTTATCTTTCGGTTCGAAACGGCTCTGGAAAGAAACGAAATTGTCGGTTTTAAGGGGTTTACCGAAATTTCCCAATTGGAGGCGCGAACTTCGCTAGCGTTGCAAGAAGCTAGCGGCCCGCGGCAGTTGCTACTGGCAGGGCCTGACTTGGTGCCATCGACCGCAGTCCAAAGTCGCCCCCACGACCATTAATCCGAGCGTGGTCCCGGAAATCGCCCAAGCACCACTACCGACCAACAGTGCAACGATGATTGAAATGGCGACCACAATCATCGCCACAAAAAAAGTGCACTGACAGAGAGAATGGCGGCCACACTTCTCCCCCAAACGACTGGCGACCAGTCCGAAGAGACCGAAGATTTGAATTGAGGCCAAAAAGAGAAAGGCTGTCGTATCGATCGTCCAGATCATGCTCGCTCCAGGATTCCATTCCAGGGAAGTAGATTGTGGAGGGAAGATATAGCGAGTGTTGTGCCATTAAATCAATGACAATCAAAAAAAAGATTAAAGAATCAGATTTCCCGCTGATTTTAGTTGTTTGTCGAACGATGCTTTTATCGGCACAATCCAAAAATCTTGTAATCCTTACAAAGCGTTTGCAAGGTTTGGATTTCACTATTTTGGTGAAGGTCGAATCAGTATGACTACGTATTACGTAAGTGTCTTATTAGTAATGGTTTGTGGTTTTTGAAGGCTTGTGGGTCATCTGTTCTCGACGGCCAAATCGTGCCCTTTTTCTCGATAAAGTGATGCTAGCAATGGACTTGTGCAGCTTGGTAGGGGCACTTCACAATATCTGTGAGAATAGGTGAGAAGCATCGGAAGATACTGATAGGAAAGGATGGGGTGTGTGAGGTGGATGGGGTGTGATAGTAAAGTCTTACGATATCGTAGGTTGCGCTTCGTTATCCTTGGCGTGAACTACCTTGATTTCTGGAATTCTGGAGTCTGACAGGCATTGGCGCGCGGCTTGCCTTTTGTTGAGCCGTTCAGCGACTCGGCAGGAGTCGCAAACTCCTTTAAACATGAGAGATAGGAAGACAAAAGCCAATGTCTAGCAATTACGATCAAAACGACGAATTGGATCGAGAAGAGCGCCTCCGCAGAGACACTTATCGAGTTCGTCGGCCCCACGCGTCCCGACGTCGTAGCCGCCAAACAACTGCTGGAAAGCCTGGTGGAATACGCCAACGCCGTAACAAGCATTGGAACTGGTAGAGGCCCAAAAGAGTTGGGCACAGGGGACGCGAGGTTGGTAAGGAGCTCCAACCTCGCTTGAGACGAGACTTCTAATCCGCGTTTACTTTCTTGAACGTGTTGAAAGCCGCTTACTAACTTCGGCTTCGAGTTCTTCCACAGCAATCGATCGATTGACCACCGTACCGTCCTTATCGATGAGCATCATCAGCGGTAGTGTAAAGACACCCAGCTGTTTTGCCAGTGGACTTTCCAGTCCGCCTTGGGCATGCAATTGGGGCCACTTGATTCGTTCGGCCCGGACGTAGTCCACGGCCGACTGAGCTTGGTCGTCGAGATTTACACCAACGATGGCGAATTTTCGTCGTGCGTTCTTTGCCAGCAGATTGCGGAGCTGTTTCATGTCTTCTTTGCAAGGCTCACACCAGGTGGCCCAGTAGTGGACGAGGACAACGCGTCCACGGAGGCTGGCCAAATCGATCGGGCGGCCATCGAGCCCTTTGCCGCTCAATTCGAGAGGTTCGCCAATTGACTTCAGCCGTCGGATTGCACCTGCGGCTTTCTCTGACATTTCCGTGTTTGGGTAGTCGCTGACGATTTGGTCGTACCATTTTGTCGCAGCCGTATCTTCTCCTGCGAACTCTTGAGAAACGGCAATTTGCAGCATTGCTTCGCCGGCAGGGCGAGTGCCAGCGTAGTTGGCGACGAATTCTTCCAGCGTTTCGATCCAGTCGGATTGAATTTTGCCGAAGTTCGCATTGGGTTTTTGAAGGCTTGCTGTGTACTCGGCCATCCGCAGGGCAAAGTTAGCTTGCGATAAGATTTCCTGATCCTCGGTGAGTGAGCTCACTTTTTTGCTAAGTGCCTTCAACGCTTGAATCCCACCATCGCCGGTTCCCGGTTCGGCTGTTGCCACCACACTGTCGACGAGCTGCAGCAGCCACATGTTTTTTTCTGTTTCTGAACTGGCGGAAATCAGTTTCTCAAGAACCGCAGAACGTCGCTGGTAGATTTTGCGAATAGCTGGTGGCGAACTGGCTTTGGCCAAGCTTCGATCAAGATCCTCGAGTTGTTCCACCAGTAATTGTGTTTGAGGGCTGGCCGTTTCGGAATCATTCGCCCCTGAGCTCGCCGAACGCTCGTTGACCGTAAAGAAAAAACCCGAATTGTCGGATGACGGTAAATCGATCAAACGCCACAGGTCTCCGACGCGAACCAGCGTGCCTACTTGGACTTCTTCATGTTTGCCGGCAGTGTCCGTGACGGCGATCACATTCTCATAAACGATCAGATCCTTCTTGGCTTGCTCTCCGCCGGCGGGAACCACACCCGGTCGAGGTGCACTAAAGTCGACCCAATTCGTCTGATCCGTAACCACTTTCTGGCCCTTTGCATAGGTCAGGAAGTTATCTTGCGCGTTTTTGGCACGTGTCGTGATTTGTTTACCAAATTCCGTCTTCAGGCCGAGTTGGGCGATTTCTTTTTTGGTAATCAGCAAGGTACTGAATCGGTTGGCGTCTTGATCTCGCATCGCCCGTACCAGTTCGGCAGAGACTTCTTCTGGCGAGATCCATTTCCAAGCATCAATTTGACCGTCTTCGTTTTTGTCCGTACCCCAACGCATGCCACCGGTTCCGAACCAGCGATACTGATCTGCTTTCTCGTTGAAATCGGCATCGATGTCTCGGTAAACCTCGATCCCACCTTGGTAATAGCACCATTGATCAATCTTGTTATCGCCGTTGGTATCCACAAAGCGGCGTAACAGGTTGCCTTTAGAATCTTTGACAATCCAGGCACGATTTCCATCTGTTTGGGTTGCGCTGATCGTGCATTTTTTGATCTCAGATTCATTCGGGCGATCAAATTTTACCTGCTTCTGCATGGGAACCAGGCTTAATGCTTGCCGAGCGGTTGGCTGAGCGGCGAAGGTTTGCGTGACAATGGCTAGCGTGAGTACCAGGCCAAGCAGATGAGAAGAAGCGTGACGAAGCATCGGTTCAGATTCCTTCGTTGGGGATCTTGGGCGACTGGACGACGCCTGCAAGCATGACGCGTCGAGCAGACGTAACAAATGGGTAGTGGTGAGTTCTCGGATCACACGTTTCGTCCGATTTAACTCAAGCGACGACTCCACTCAAGCGAATGGAGGTCTTGCACCTTCGGTATGTATGTCGGTTAATTTCGGTCGCAGGCGTTAGGCAAAATAGAGCGGAAATAACAATCGGGCAACGTCGATTACTTTTCGCGCTGCGGCTCTCGACGTCCCGAAGTTGGGATTTGCTCGTCCGACTCCCGAAAACCTGACAGCTTTGCTGGCGTAGGGCCGCAGCGATTGACGATGGAAAAGCATCGAGAGGGCCTTTGACAGCCGGCACACCAAGCCTAAAATGGGGGACTTCTTTGCCGGGCGCATAGCTCAGTTGGTTAGAGCGCGTCGCTGATAACGACGAGGTCCGAAGTTCGAATCTTCGTGCGCCCACTCCCACCGGCTTGGCTTGAACCTGTATTTCAAGCGTCAATCTTCGCAGATCGCGATTGCGAAAGCGGTCGCGTGGCTGCGGCAATGGGAGATTGAGATTTGCATTTCTCCGATTCCCAGTTTCTCGCAGATCTCCCTCGCCCCCCCCGCTAGAGCGATGGTGGGCTTGCCCCCTTGTCGATTGCGTACCTCGACATCCCGCCAGGTGATGCCACGAATCCAACCGGTCCCCAAGGCTTTCAGGACAGCTTCCTTGGCGGCCCAGCGACCTGCATAATGCTGGGTCGCGGCTTTGCGTGTGCTGCAATACTCGATTTCGTGGGGCGTGTAGACTCGCGTGATGAACAATTCGCCGTGACGCTCGATCATTTGAGCGATTCTCAGACATTCTACGATGTCGGTTCCAATGCCGATCACATTCATAGCTGTTTTGTGCTACCTATGTTTCAATCCACAGGCTTCTTGGGCCCGATGCAATACTGCACCCGCCTTTTGGCGAGCCCGACTCGCACCATCCTCCAGAATGTCGCGAACCTGCTTGGGATTGGCGACAAACTGCTCCCGCCGTTCCCGTGCTTCGGCAAAGAAGTTCTCCGCCACATCGGCCAGAGCTTTCTTGACATCTCCGTAGCCGAATCCACCGCGTCGATACATGGCCGCCATTTCCTCGCGTTCTGGCTCGTTGGCAAACAGTGAAAACAGCTGATATAGGTGATCGGTATCCGGATCCTTGGCCTCTTCCATAGGGCGCGAGTCGGTTGTGATTCGCATCAATTGCTTGCGCTGTTTTTTGGGGACCTCGAAGATTTCGATCGTGTTGTCGTAACTTTTTGACATCTTTTGACCATCGGTGCCCGGTACTTTGGCTGTCGCAGACAGCACTTTTGCCTTCGGCAACACAAACGTCTCACCAAATTGGTGGTTAAAGCTACCCGCTAAGTCGCGAGTGACCTCGATATGCTGTACTTGATCTTCTCCGACGGGGACCCAATCGGCGTCGTAGGCCAGAATGTCGGCCGCCATCAAGACGGGGTAGGTAAACAGCCCAGCGTCAGCTTTGATCCCCTTTGCCTTCTTTTCCTTGTAGGCGTGACAACGCTCTAGCAACCCTAAAGGCGTTCCGGTCATCAGCAGCCAGCAAAGTTCGGAAACCTCGGGAACATCCGATTGCAAGAAAAGCGTGGCATGTTCGGGATTCAATCCCAGTGATAGCAAGTCAATGGCAGCGTCCAACGAATGTTGCCAAAGCACTTCCTTATCGCGGATCGTCGTCAACGCATGCAGGTTAGCGATGAAATAGTATGATTCATCCTCGTTTTGGAGCTCCAAATATTGTTGGATCGCGCCAAAATAGTTGCCCCAATGGAACCGACCGGTTGGTTGAATTCCCGATAAAACTCTCATAGTTGCAATCGCTGATCTGTGAACGGTGAAGAAGTGAGCCAGTATTGATATCGTACAACGGTCGTGAGTTTGACTGGCCGAGGGGCGGTCGGCAAACTTGCCGACTTTCCAAAGCTAGTTTCTGGTTTCCTCGAGGTCAGAACAAAGTGCGTTGGTTGACTTTTGCTGGGTTGCTTGAGTCTTCAGTGAACCGATGACTTGGCTCAGTTGGCTCGCCCCAAGTTGGGCAACTGCGGCCGGCATTTCATCCAGAATCCGCATTGAGATTGTAGGATCATAGAAGTTGACGGTACCCAGTTGAACGGCAGACGCACCGGCCACCAGGAATTCCATCACATCATCCAACGTTGCGATTCCGCCGACGCCGATGACCGGAATCGAAACCGCTTGGGAGACTTGGTAAACGCACCGTAAGGCAACCGGTTTGATGGCCGGCCCGCTGAGTCCTCCCATCACGTTTCCGAGCAGCGGCTTTTGGCGCCGCCAGTCAACTGCCATACCTAGCAGCGTGTTGATCACGGTGAGGCCGTCGGCACCCGCCTCTTCGGCAGCTTTCGCGACCGCTCCGATATTGGCTACATTCGGCGTTAGCTTGGCCAGAATGGGGGTTTCGGTTGACTTTCGCACGCCGGAAACCACTTCGTGGCAAAGTTGCGGATTGCTGCCAAAATCGACTCCGCCCGAAACATTGGGGCAGGAGACATTCAGCTCGATTGCCGCAATACCTTCGTAATCACTCAATTTGCGAGCCAGATACTGGAAGTCTTCGCAGCTGCTGCCAGCGACACTGACAATCACGGG
Coding sequences:
- the trpS gene encoding tryptophan--tRNA ligase, giving the protein MRVLSGIQPTGRFHWGNYFGAIQQYLELQNEDESYYFIANLHALTTIRDKEVLWQHSLDAAIDLLSLGLNPEHATLFLQSDVPEVSELCWLLMTGTPLGLLERCHAYKEKKAKGIKADAGLFTYPVLMAADILAYDADWVPVGEDQVQHIEVTRDLAGSFNHQFGETFVLPKAKVLSATAKVPGTDGQKMSKSYDNTIEIFEVPKKQRKQLMRITTDSRPMEEAKDPDTDHLYQLFSLFANEPEREEMAAMYRRGGFGYGDVKKALADVAENFFAEARERREQFVANPKQVRDILEDGASRARQKAGAVLHRAQEACGLKHR
- a CDS encoding dihydroorotate dehydrogenase; the protein is MNSTADHSTTATEIDLSVRMGRLTLPNPILVASGTFGYAREMAGMIDLGRLGGMVPKTITRQPRPGNSPWRTVETAAGLLNSIGLDNDGIDAFVEDHWPYLQKTGCPVIVSVAGSSCEDFQYLARKLSDYEGIAAIELNVSCPNVSGGVDFGSNPQLCHEVVSGVRKSTETPILAKLTPNVANIGAVAKAAEEAGADGLTVINTLLGMAVDWRRQKPLLGNVMGGLSGPAIKPVALRCVYQVSQAVSIPVIGVGGIATLDDVMEFLVAGASAVQLGTVNFYDPTISMRILDEMPAAVAQLGASQLSQVIGSLKTQATQQKSTNALCSDLEETRN
- a CDS encoding thioredoxin-like domain-containing protein, whose protein sequence is MLRHASSHLLGLVLTLAIVTQTFAAQPTARQALSLVPMQKQVKFDRPNESEIKKCTISATQTDGNRAWIVKDSKGNLLRRFVDTNGDNKIDQWCYYQGGIEVYRDIDADFNEKADQYRWFGTGGMRWGTDKNEDGQIDAWKWISPEEVSAELVRAMRDQDANRFSTLLITKKEIAQLGLKTEFGKQITTRAKNAQDNFLTYAKGQKVVTDQTNWVDFSAPRPGVVPAGGEQAKKDLIVYENVIAVTDTAGKHEEVQVGTLVRVGDLWRLIDLPSSDNSGFFFTVNERSASSGANDSETASPQTQLLVEQLEDLDRSLAKASSPPAIRKIYQRRSAVLEKLISASSETEKNMWLLQLVDSVVATAEPGTGDGGIQALKALSKKVSSLTEDQEILSQANFALRMAEYTASLQKPNANFGKIQSDWIETLEEFVANYAGTRPAGEAMLQIAVSQEFAGEDTAATKWYDQIVSDYPNTEMSEKAAGAIRRLKSIGEPLELSGKGLDGRPIDLASLRGRVVLVHYWATWCEPCKEDMKQLRNLLAKNARRKFAIVGVNLDDQAQSAVDYVRAERIKWPQLHAQGGLESPLAKQLGVFTLPLMMLIDKDGTVVNRSIAVEELEAEVSKRLSTRSRK
- a CDS encoding BON domain-containing protein is translated as MKRALVAFLALALTTLSGAFATADDEQIAKQIVDRLQQHQQSAQLQDFNIGVQVDKGTVTMMGNVAASDHAVLALDIARRIPGVKLVINDLYVQAQPADAADPSNVSAAPEPAKRMEAPEPSEVTETPQVDEVATVDFDPTANVEITAVQQAAMEQPAEIPAPPTAAIPAPPTAATAATAAIPAPHTAAIPAIQPPQQQFRQPVAQPLVIAPSRPQQSGTAAGFIPQQRPTAYAPVGSGITAPQPQHVSQAPLAFARSYGNNARPVSYVAPEYNQSRQAQYSSMGGPAPVPMGNTPGSVGTASYDNPQMPGYAWPSYAAYPNYAAVTYPHQYSATAWPYIGPFYPYPQVPLGWRKVMLEWDDGWWFLDFKSK
- the acpS gene encoding holo-ACP synthase, giving the protein MNVIGIGTDIVECLRIAQMIERHGELFITRVYTPHEIEYCSTRKAATQHYAGRWAAKEAVLKALGTGWIRGITWRDVEVRNRQGGKPTIALAGGAREICEKLGIGEMQISISHCRSHATAFAIAICED